Proteins encoded by one window of Agelaius phoeniceus isolate bAgePho1 chromosome 3, bAgePho1.hap1, whole genome shotgun sequence:
- the PHF3 gene encoding PHD finger protein 3 isoform X4: protein MNTDSGSAESVCSVSADTEMIPVKNETTDVIDSMGLENSSEEKTDNKAEESEKKAEEHNQIEITGNNNDSSSACLNTDGICETFSNSSSSVKEGVDCSSGSHSVEVLDENALSVKECVTEAGGDDKGMEKTETPSEKLLDSTDCDNKDLKSKEFTSADPGNSILESTVVDQSSQNVQQQIDSTKVEGPEASKFQDDERQIGISTKCEKNIRPRHSKSIVQNKQNLSAGTRQKSGSVQQETTRSRTRAAVAVSGLHSSSSASLKRNADEQESHQHPSNPVKIRKKQSDLGLKAKSGISGVTVKKQTNTKLKKIPRVQASGQAQKLSVQKASEKSPTHQSCSKDTHHSVHSLSGHVSHPGQKQASKHQLATGLKANNSTKEEAETKDPSVVEHLKEDDKEKNKSKRNDRNLQPRQRRSSKSLSLDEPPLFIPDNISTVKKEGLEHTSASESKHIWVPSKQCGFCKKPHGNRFMVGCGRCDDWFHGDCVGLSLSQAQQMGEEDKEYVCVKCCAEEDKKMECFDQNVPDSQVKLEHKEEKAIECEKLGVSKQTPTCNLNTATEKTKQTEDTGKHKVKIFRRESGDGKNLPESRDSDTKKGQHVPARKGSQTTAIPRRSPEDKNEKTSKESLSTMERSTKSVFNCVLVGVHEKQEIKKKKNEKGSSSATHLPAVPASKPSADQIRQSVKQSLKEILMKRLTDSSLKIPEERAAKVATRIERELYSFFRDTDAKYKNKYRSLMFNLKDPKNNILFKKVLKGEVTPDHLIKMSPEELASKELAAWRQRENRHTIEMIEKEQREVERRPITKITHKGEIEIESETPMKEQEEVMEIQEPNTKLFEKSEEAEKDKEINESASPDTTSQHKNHLFDLNCKICIGRMAPPTDDVSGKKVKVSVGVARKQSDNEAESIADALSSTSSILASELLEDDKQDSSKSFTPLPKSETPGTVECESLFLARLNFIWKGFINMPSVAKFVIKAYPVSGSFEYLTEDLPDSIQVGGRISPHTVWDYVEKIKASGTKEICVVRFTPVTEEDQISYALLFAYFSSRKRYGVAANNMKQVKDLYLIPLGSSDKVPHHLVPFDGPGIEIHRPNLLLGLIIRQKMKRQITAVSSVTSSFADEAAESTLSSLPPEKKSKPSKHEVSHHDLALEEEEENNFFNSFTTVLHKQRNKPQQSNTDDAPAVIEPLVESTKHEPPKPLRFLPGVLVGWENQPSTLELANKPLPVDDILQSLLGTTGQVYEHSKSEAGPSEDIPLLNEQATLKEETMDVADVTAEAGEAKTGLDDPQESTNAAATVDAAAVGTSSSARSTGSLIGLTLKGKPPDVSTEAFLANLSAQAQNKETEESKENDPKRQIPDKDSVAQEVRRSTNSSFSSSSNSGKKPSENNVNVGSAEGTTANTSKSPPFINLKRDPRQAAGRSQQTNISENKDGDVSRNEDRQNASGNDQGEPENKQLSGEGGLNLYQSEAQTNETPFSSAAAKADNTVASQAEDTKHSQEDGLMQNIETVNSFRRGPAATSSHFETENSSRSEFISKVPSPIASGSFSSVGPPQQNFQHSKSNPPGFQFQAPAPHNFPPQNNPMFGFPPHLPPPLLPPPGFGFPQNPMMPWPPVAHLSGQPQYAGPIAQGLPVAHKQSRFLGPENFFQSKDSRRPERRHSDPWGREEQHLERGFSRGKNDRQRPYSETHHQKKDRHEKEWSNEKYWEQDSERNRRRDRNQEKERERKSREEGQRDKERARSPHSDRAADGKSPRETRNPEKKTEKPKSDEQAHEKDKEREKSKDKHRERESEKNRERHRDHSDRTKSKR, encoded by the exons ATGAACACTGACTCTGGGAGTGCTGAGTCAGTTTGTTCAGTATCTGCAGATACTGAAATGATTCctgttaaaaatgaaacaactgATGTGATTGATTCAATGGGCTTGGAAAATTCTTCAGAAGAAAAGACTGATAATAAAGCAGAGGAATcagagaagaaagcagaagaaCATAATCAAATTGAAATAACTGGAAACAATAATGATTCATCCAGTGCTTGCTTGAATACAGATGGAATTTGTGAGACCTTTTCAAATTCGTCCAGCTCTGTGAAAGAGGGGGTTGATTGCAGTTCAGGTTCCCACAGCGTGGAAGTTCTTGATGAAAATGCATTGTCAGTAAAGGAATGTGTAACAGAAGCTGGAGGTGATGACAAGGGAATGGAGAAAACTGAAACTCCATCTGAGAAACTATTGGACAGTACAGACTGTGATAATAAAGACTTGAAAAGCAAAGAGTTTACTTCAGCTGACCCAGGAAATAGCATTTTAGAAAGCACTGTTGTTGACCAGTCAAGCCAAAATGTACAGCAGCAGATCGACAGTACTAAAGTTGAAGGCCCAGAGGCATCAAAATTTCAGGATGATGAGAGACAAATTGGTATTTCAACAAAATGTGAAAAGAACATTAGGCCCCGGCATAGTAAATCCATAGTACAGAATAAACAAAATCTGAGTGCAGGTACTCGGCAGAAATCAGGTTCAGTGCAACAAGAAACGACTCGGTCAAGAACGagagctgctgttgctgtttcGGGCCTTCACAGTTCCTCTTCAGCAAGTCTGAAGCGAAATGCTGATGAGCAAGAGAGTCATCAGCATCCAAGTAACCCAGTTAAAATTAGAAAGAAACAATCTGATCTGggtttgaaagcaaagagtGGCATTTCAGGAGTGACTGTAAAAAAACAGACCAACACAAAGCTAAAGAAAATACCCCGAGTCCAGGCTTCTGGGCAAGCCCAGAAGTTATCAGTTCAAAAAGCAAGTGAGAAATCTCCTACTCATCAAAGCTGCTCTAAAGATACCCACCACTCTGTGCATTCATTGTCAGGTCATGTTTCACATCCTGGTCAGAAGCAAGCCAGCAAACACCAACTTGCAACTGGGCTAAAAGCTAATAACTCTACAAAGGAAGAGGCAGAGACTAAAGATCCCTCTGTTGTAGAACATCTGAAGGAGGatgataaggaaaaaaacaagtcaAAAAGAAATGATAGAAATCTCCAACCTCGCCAGAGAAGAAGTAGCAAAAGTCTTTCACTTGATGAACCTCCTTTGTTCATTCCAGATAACATTTCAACTGTTAAAAAGGAAGGCTTGGAACATACCTCTGCTAGTGAAAGCAAACATATTTGGGTGCCCAGCAAACAATGTGGCTTTTGCAAAAAGCCACATGGTAACAG GTTTATGGTAGGTTGTGGTAGATGTGATGATTGGTTTCATGGTGATTGTGTTGGGCTGAGCCTTTCTCAAGCACAGCAGATGGGTGAAGAAGATAAAGAGTATGTGTGTGTGAAATGCTGTGctgaagaagacaaaaaaatggAGTGCTTTGATCAAAATGTACCAGATAGTCAAGTGAAACTTGagcataaagaagaaaaagcgATTGAGTGTGAAAAACTGGGGGTGTCAAAGCAAACACCTACTTGTAATCTAAATACAGCGactgaaaaaacaaagcaaacggAGGACACTGGGAAGCACAAAGTCAAAATCTTCAGACGG GAATCTGGGGATGGGAAGAATTTACCAGAGTCCAGAGACTCAGATACTAAAAAAGGGCAGCATGTTCCTGCTCGGAAGGGATCACAAACTACTGCAATTCCTCGGCGGTCCCCtgaagataaaaatgaaaaaacaagtAAAGAATCCCTTAGTACAATGGAAAGGTCCACAAAATCAG TTTTTAACTGTGTTTTGGTAGGTGTGCATGAGAAacaagaaattaagaaaaagaaaaatgagaagggATCCAGTAGTGCAACAcacctgccagctgtgccagcttccAAGCCATCTGCTGATCAGATAAGACAAAGCGTTAAGCAGTCTCTTAAGGAAATTCTTATGAAAAG ATTGACAGACTCCAGTTTAAAGATTCCTGAGGAGAGAGCAGCAAAAGTTGCCACAAGGATTGAAAGAGAGTTATATTCTTTTTTTCGAGACACTGACGCGAAGTATAAGAACAAATACAGAAGTTTAATGTTCAATCTGAAAGATCCTAAAAATAAT ATACTATTTAAGAAAGTACTGAAAGGAGAGGTTACTCCAGATCATCTAATAAAAATGAGCCCAGAAGAACTGGCTTCCAAAGAGCTGGCTGcttggagacagagagaaaacagacaT ACAATTGAAATGATTGAGAAAGAGCAGAGGGAGGTTGAAAGAAGACCTATTACAAAAATTACTCACAAAGGAGAAATAGAAATTGAAAGTGAGACACCAATGAAAGAGCAAGAGGAAGTAATGGAAATTCAG GAACCTAATACGAAGTTGTTTGAGAAGTCAGAAGAAGCTGAAAAggataaagaaataaatgaatCTGCATCTCCGGACACTACAAGTCAACATAAAAATCATCTCTTTGATCTAAACTGCAAAATCTGCATAG GCCGAATGGCACCACCTACTGATGATGTGTCAGGGAAGAAGGTGAAGGTTTCTGTTGGGGTTGCACGGAAGCAGTCCGACAATGAAGCAGAGAGCATTGCAGACGCACTCTCCTCCACATCAAGTATTTTAGCTTCAGAATTACTGGAAGATGATAAGCAAGACTCGTCAAAGTCATTCACACCTCTCCCAAA GTCAGAAACGCCTGGTACTGTGGAATGTGAAAGTCTGTTTCTGGCACGACTGAACTTCATCTGGAAGGGCTTTATCAATATGCCTTCCGTAGCAAAATTTGTTATTAAGGCTTATCCAGTTTCTGGCTCCTTTGAGTATTTAACAGAG GATTTACCTGATAGTATTCAAGTAGGTGGCAGGATATCTCCCCACACTGTCTGGGATTATGTAGAAAAAATCAAAGCTTCAGGGACCAAG GAGATCTGCGTGGTTCGCTTTACCCCGGTAACCGAAGAAGATCAGATCTCCTATGCATTGCTGTTCGCCTATTTCAGCAGTAGAAAACGTTATGGTGTAGCGGCCAATAATATGAAGCAAGTGAAAGATTTGTACCTCATCCCTTTAGGTTCCTCAGATAAAGTCCCTCATCACCTTGTGCCTTTTGATGGGCCTG GGATTGAAATACATCGACCAAATTTATTACTGGGATTGATAATTCGCCAGAAGATGAAGAGGCAGATTACTGCTGTTTCAAGTGTAACCAGCAGTTTTGCAGATGAAGCTGCTGAAAGTACCTTGAGTAGCTTGCCAccagagaagaaaagcaagccAAGCAAACATGAAGTCTCACATCATGATTTGGCActagaagaagaagaggaaaataatttttttaattccttcacAACTGTGCTACACAAGCAGAGAAATAAACCACAGCAGTCTAATACAGACGATGCTCCAGCAGTTATTGAGCCGTTGGTGGAAAGTACCAAACATGAACCACCAAAGCCTCTCAGGTTTCTTCCTGGAGTCCTGGTTGGATGGGAAAATCAGCCTTCAACTCTGGAGCTAGCAAATAAACCCTTGCCAGTTGATGATATTCTTCAAAGCCTGTTGGGCACAACAGGGCAGGTGTATGAGCACAGCAAGTCAGAAGCAGGTCCTAGTGAAGACATACCATTATTAAATGAACAGGCCACCTTGAAAGAAGAAACCATGGATGTTGCTGATGTAACTGCTGAAGCTGGTGAAGCAAAGACTGGTTTGGATGATCCTCAAGAATCCACTAATGCTGCTGCAactgtggatgcagcagctgtAGGGACCTCAAGTTCTGCAAGAAGTACTGGTTCTTTGATAGGGCTGACTCTTAAGGGAAAACCTCCAGATGTCTCCACAGAAGCATTTTTAGCAAATTTGTCTGCTCAGGCACAGAATAAGGAAACTGAAGAAAGTAAAGAAAATGACCCAAAGCGACAGATACCAGACAAAGATAGTGTTGCACAGGAAGTTAGAAGGAGCACAAATTCCAGCTTTTCTTCCTCAtcaaattcaggaaaaaagcCCAGTGAGAACAATGTTAATGTAGGCTCTGCTGAAGGTACTACTGCTAATACCTCTAAATCACCACCATTTATTAATCTTAAAAGAGACCCACGACAGGCAGCTGGACGAAGCCAGCAGACtaatatttcagaaaacaaGGATGGAGATGTTAGCAGAAATGAAGACCGACAAAATGCTTCAGGAAATGATCAAGGAGAACCAGAGAATAAACAACTTTCTGGAGAAGGGGGCTTAAACCTGTATCAAAGTGAGGCACAAACCAATGAGACACCGTTCAGTTCAGCTGCAGCTAAGGCAGATAACACAGTTGCATCACAAGCAGAAGATACCAAACACTCACAGGAAGATGGATTGATGCAAAACATTGAAACAGTGAACTCATTTAGAAGAGGACCAGCCGCAACTTCATCTCATTTTGAAACTGAAAACTCTTCTCGTTCTGAATTTATTTCCAAAGTCCCAAGCCCTATTGCAAGTGGCAGCTTCTCATCTGTTGGACCTCCACAGCAGAATTTTCAGCATTCTAAATCTAATCCACCTGGATTTCAATTTCAGGCTCCTGCACCTCATAACTTCCCTCCACAAAACAACCCTATGTTTGGATTTCCTCCTCATTTACCACCTccgcttcttcctcctcctggctTTGGTTTTCCTCAAAATCCAATGATGCCATGGCCACCAGTAGCTCATTTATCAGGTCAGCCACAGTATGCCGGACCCATTGCACAAGGGCTACCAGTGGCTCACAAACAATCAAGATTTTTGGGACCAGAAAATTTTTTTCAGAGTAAAGACAGTAGGAGACCGGAAAGACGCCACAGCGATCCTTGGGGCAGAGAAGAACAGCATTTAGAGAGAGGATTCAGTAGAGGAAAAAATGATCGACAAAGACCTTACAGTGAAACCCATCACCAAAAAAAAGACAGACATGAAAAAGAATGGAGCAATGAAAAATACTGGGAGCAAGATTCTGAGAGAAACAGGCGCAGAGACAGAAAccaggaaaaagagagagagcgGAAGAGTAGAGAGGAAGGacagagagacaaagaaagagCGCGATCCCCACACAGTGATAGAGCTGCTGATGGAAAAAGCCCCAGAGAGACtagaaatccagaaaaaaagacagagaagCCTAAAAGTGATGAACAGGCTCATGAAAAAGAtaaggagagggagaaaagcaaagacaaacATAGAGAACGAGAAAGTGAaaagaacagagagagacataggGACCACAGTGACAGAACTAAAAGCAAAAGGTAA